One segment of Triticum aestivum cultivar Chinese Spring chromosome 2A, IWGSC CS RefSeq v2.1, whole genome shotgun sequence DNA contains the following:
- the LOC123189568 gene encoding elongator complex protein 3, whose translation MAAAVAAAAADQPRRRKPTPGRGGVVLPAGLSEEEARVRAIAEIVSEMGELSRRGEDVDLNALKSAACRRYGLARAPKLVEMIAAVPEADRAALLPRLRAKPVRTASGIAVVAVMSKPHRCPHIATTGNICVYCPGGPDSDFEYSTQSYTGYEPTSMRAIRARYNPYVQARSRIDQLKRLGHSADKVEFILMGGTFMSLPADYRDYFIRNLHDALSGHTSANVEEAVCYSEHSAVKCIGMTIETRPDYCLGPHLRQMLSYGCTRLEIGVQSTYEDVARDTNRGHTVAAVADCFSLAKDAGFKVVAHMMPDLPNVGVERDMESFREFFENPAFRADGLKIYPTLVIRGTGLYELWKTGRYRNYPPELLVDIVARILSMVPPWTRVYRVQRDIPMPLVTSGVEKGNLRELALARMEDLGLKCRDVRTREAGIQDIHHKIRPDEVELVRRDYAANDGWETFLSYEDTRQDILIGLLRLRKCGRNVTGSELVGRCSIVRELHVYGTAVPVHGRDAEKLQHQGYGTLLMEEAERIARKEHRSKKLAVISGVGTRHYYRKLGYELEGPYMVKCLA comes from the exons ATGGCCGCCGCCGTAGCCGCGGCCGCGGCCGACCAGCCGCGCCGCCGGAAGCCGACGCCGGGGCGCGGGGGCGTGGTGCTGCCCGcggggctctccgaggaggaggcgaGGGTGCGGGCCATCGCGGAGATCGTGTCGGAGATGGGCGAGCTCTCGCGCCGCGGGGAGGACGTGGACCTCAACGCGCTCAAGTCGGCCGCGTGCCGCCGCTACGGGCTCGCCCGCGCGCCCAAGCTGGTGGAGATGATCGCCGCCGTGCCGGAGGCGGACCGCGCGGCGCTGCTGCCCCGCCTGCGCGCCAAGCCCGTGCGCACGGCCTCGGGCATCGCGGTGGTCGCCGTGATGTCCAAGCCGCACCGGTGCCCCCACATCGCCACCACGGGGAACATCTGCGTCTACTGCCCGGGAGGCCCCGACTCCGACTTCGAGTACAGCACCCAGTCCTACACTGGATACGAGCCCACCAGCATGCGCGCTATCCGGGCAAG GTACAATCCATATGTGCAGGCCAGAAGCAGGATAGATCAGCTCAAAAGGCTCGGTCATAGTGCGGATAAG GTCGAGTTCATTTTGATGGGTGGGACTTTCATGTCTTTACCAGCTGATTATCGTGATTATTTCATCAGAAATCTCCATGATGCTTTATCGGGGCATACTTCTGCTAATGTTGAGGAGGCGGTTTGTTATTCAGAACATAGTGCTGTCAAATGTATCGGTATGACAATTGAGAC GAGACCTGATTATTGCCTGGGGCCTCATTTGCGGCAGATGCTATCTTATGGATGTACCCGCTTAGAAATTGGTGTTCAGAGTACATATGAGGATGTTGCACGTGACACAAACAGAGGCCACACTGTAGCTGCTGTTGCTGATTGTTTTTCATTAGCAAAAGATGCTGGTTTTAAG GTGGTTGCGCACATGATGCCAGATTTACCTAATGTTGGAGTTGAGAGAGATATGGAAAGTTTCAGAGAATTTTTTGAAAATCCAGCATTCCGAGCAGATGGTCTAAAGATCTATCCAACTCTTGTGATTCGTGGAACTggtctttatgagctatggaaaaCTGGAAG GTATAGAAACTACCCACCAGAGCTGCTAGTGGATATTGTAGCAAGGATTTTGTCGATGGTACCACCATGGACACGAGTCTATCGGGTCCAGAGAGATATCCCTATGCCACTTGTTACTTCCGGTGTCGAGAAAGGTAACCTGCGTGAGCTTGCTTTGGCTCGAATGGAAGACTTGGGCTTGAAATGCAGAGATGTCAGAACACGTGAGGCTGGAATTCAG GATATCCATCACAAGATCAGGCCTGATGAAGTAGAGCTTGTCAGGCGTGATTATGCCGCAAATGACGGCTGGGAGACCTTTCTCTCGTATGAGGATACACGACAG GATATCCTTATTGGCCTGTTGCGCTTGCGTAAATGTGGCCGCAATGTTACAGGCTCTGAACTCGTAGGGAGGTGTTCAATTGTCCGTGAACTTCATGTCTATGGAACAGCAGTTCCTGTGCATGGTCGTGATGCGGAGAAACTTCAACACCAG GGGTATGGGACACTCCTGATGGAAGAAGCAGAGAGAATTGCTCGTAAGGAGCATCGATCAAAAAAACTGGCCGTCATCTCAGGAGTTGGAACCCGCCACTACTACCGCAAGCTGGGCTATGAACTTGAGGGGCCTTACATGGTCAAATGTCTAGCATAG
- the LOC123189569 gene encoding 26S proteasome non-ATPase regulatory subunit 6, translating into MDGGGEEGKQQPQLVLAHKLFLLSQPDVDDLAKVGLRDDVLAAVKSDDMAALYESLAADGVLEMDAALLAEMRGRIEEETKKFDEKIADAEENLGESEVREAHLAKSLYFIRVGEKEKALEQLKVTEGKTVAVGQKMDLVFYTLQIGLFHMDFDLISKSVDKAKILFEEGGDWERKNRLKVYEGLYCMAARNFKKATSLFLDSVSTFTTYELFPYDTFIFYTVLTSVITLDRVSLKQKVVDAPEILAVIGKVPHLSEFLNSLYDCQYKSFFVAFSGLTEQIKLDRYLQPHFRYFMREVRTVVYSQFLESYKSVTMEAMAASFGVTVDFIDQELSRFIAAGKLHCKIDKVAGVLETNRPDARNAFYQSTIKQGDFLLNRIQKLSRVIDL; encoded by the exons atggacggcggcggcgaggaagggaagcagcagccgcagctggtTCTGGCGCACAAGCTGTTCCTCCTCTCGCAGCCAGACGTGGACGACCTCGCCAAGGTCGGCCTCCGCGATGACGTCCTCGCCGCAGTGAAATCCGATG ACATGGCGGCGCTGTACGAGTCGCTGGCGGCCGACGGCGTGCTGGAGATGGACGCGGCGCTGCTCGCGGAGATGCGCGGCCGGATCGAGGAGGAGACCAAGAAGTTCGACGAGAA GATCGCGGATGCTGAAGAGAATTTGGGTGAGAGTGAAGTGCGTGAAGCCCATCTAGCCAAATCCTTGTACTTCATAAGGGTTGGCGAGAAG GAAAAAGCGCTGGAGCAGCTTAAAGTTACTGAAGGCAAAACTGTAGCTGTGGGGCAGAAGATGGATCTTGTTTTCTACACTTTACAGATTGGCCTTTTCCATATGGACTTTGATCTCATCTCAAAGTCCGTTGACAAGGCCAAAAT CTTGTTTGAAGAGGGTGGTGATTGGGAGAGGAAGAACAGATTGAAAGTGTACGAAGGCTTGTACTGCATGGCCGCTAGAAATTTCAAGAAGGCTACTAGCTTATTTTTGGATTCCGTTTCAACTTTCACAACTTATGAGTTGTTCCCCTATGATACCTTCATCTTTTACACGGTCCTTACAAGTGTTATCACATTGGACCGCGTATCACTGAAACAAAAG GTTGTAGACGCACCTGAGATCCTGGCTGTAATTGGCAAAGTACCTCACCTCTCGGAGTTTCTCAATTCCCTCTACGATTGCCAGTACAAGTCATTTTTTGTGGCATTCT CTGGCCTGACGGAGCAGATCAAGTTAGACCGATACTTGCAACCACATTTCCGCTACTTCATGCGTGAAGTGCGCACTGTTGTCTATTCACAGTTCCTTGAGTCATACAAGAGTGTGACGATGGAAGCAATGGCTGCCTCATTTGGTGTGACAGTTGATTTCATAGACCA GGAATTGTCGCGCTTTATTGCTGCTGGGAAACTTCACTGCAAGATTGATAAGGTTGCTGGTGTCCTGGAGACGAACCGACCTGATGCACGTAATGCCTTCTACCAGTCGACCATCAAGCAAGGAGACTTCCTGCTGAATCGCATACAGAAGCTGTCGCGAGTCATTGACCTGTAG
- the LOC123189570 gene encoding serine/threonine protein phosphatase 2A 57 kDa regulatory subunit B' theta isoform, which yields MIKQILGRLPKKTGKAGDGRDAATANGNEPSNSYSVARSVEPGGNKRAGNGEHLPPAGSASTPAMNGAVVYHSNEPLPAFKDVPVSEKQNLFVRKATLCCAVYDFADPTKNLKEKEMKRQTLMELVDYVTSANGKFSEVIMLEISKMVAINLFRSSNPTPRENKAIEGVDMEEEEPLMDPAWSHLQIVYEVFLRFVASQETDAKLAKRYIDHSFILKLLDLFDSEDPRERDYLKTILHRIYGKFMVHRPFIRKAINNIFYRFIFETEKHNGIAELLEILGSIINGFALPLKEEHKLFLLRALIPLHKPKCVAMYHQQLSYCITQFVEKDCKLADTVIRGLLKYWPITNSSKEVMFLGELEEVLEATQLAEFQRCMVPLFRQIASSMNSSHFQVAERALFLWNNDHIENLIKQNYKVILPIIFPALERNARGHWNQAVRSLTLNVRKIFTDHDSAFFGECMQKFDDDELKQEESSSKREVLWKRLEEMGGESSPSGIPNGKSSQ from the exons ATGATTAAACAGATCCTTGGCAGGCTGCCCAAGAAGACAGGGAAGGCCGGCGATGGCCGGGATGCTGCCACGGCCAACGGCAACGAGCCGTCCAACTCTTACAGCGTTGCAAGGAGTGTGGAGCCTGGTGGGAATAAGAGAGCAGGAAATGGGGAGCACCTgccaccagctggctccgcttctaCTCCGGCGATGAATGGGGCTGTGGTGTATCACTCCAACGAGCCGCTGCCGGCGTTCAAGGACGTGCCGGTCTCGGAGAAGCAGAATCTGTTTGTCAGAAAGGCCACCCTGTGCTGTGCTGTGTACGACTTCGCCGATCCGACCAAGAACctgaaggagaaggagatgaagcggcagacgcttatGGAGCTTGTTGATTATGTCACTTCTGCAAATGGCAAGTTCTCGGAGGTCATCATGTTGGAGATCAGCAAGATGGTTGCAATTAACTTGTTCCGGAGCTCGAATCCCACTCCTCGTGAGAACAAGGCCATCGAAGGAGTTGATATGGAGGAAGAAGAGCCTCTCATGGATCCAGCATGGTCACACCTGCAGATCGTTTATGAGGTTTTCTTGAGATTTGTAGCGTCGCAAGAGACAGACGCAAAGCTGGCCAAGAGATACATAGACCATTCCTTCATTCTCAAGCTACTAGATCTTTTTGACTCTGAAGACCCCAGGGAAAGGGACTATCTCAAGACAATACTCCATCGAATATATGGTAAATTCATGGTGCATCGCCCATTCATCAGGAAAGCAATTAACAACATCTTCTACAGATTTATATTTGAAACGGAAAAGCATAACGGTATTGCAGAGCTGCTGGAGATCTTGGGCAGTATAATTAATGGTTTTGCCCTGCCACTTAAAGAGGAGCACAAATTGTTCCTTCTCCGTGCACTGATCCCACTTCATAAGCCAAAGTGTGTGGCAATGTACCATCAGCAGCTATCGTATTGCATCACACAGTTTGTTGAGAAGGATTGCAAACTTGCTGACACTGTTATTAGGGGCTTGCTGAAGTATTGGCCTATAACCAACAGCTCAAAGGAGGTGATGTTCTTGGGTGAGCTAGAAGAGGTTTTAGAGGCAACACAGCTTGCAGAGTTCCAAAGATGCATGGTTCCGCTCTTCCGTCAGATTGCCAGTAGCATGAACAGCTCACACTTCCAG GTGGCAGAGCGAGCACTGTTTCTATGGAACAACGACCACATTGAGAACTTAATCAAGCAGAATTACAAGGTGATACTACCCATCATCTTTCCCGCGCTCGAGAGAAACGCCCGGGGTCACTGGAACCAAGCTGTCCGGAGCCTGACGCTGAATGTGCgcaagatcttcaccgatcatgATTCCGCGTTTTTCGGAGAGTGCATGCAGAAGTTCGACGACGACGAGCTCAAGCAGGAGGAGTCCAGTTCGAAGCGGGAAGTGCTGTGGAAGCGCCTGGAGGAaatgggcggcgagagcagcccctCGGGTATACCCAACGGCAAATCCAGTCAATAG
- the LOC123185639 gene encoding putative polyketide hydroxylase, translated as MDHLDLNSAINWNEVEEHYDGNAEDMHYVYVFEESDDEDAAAEHAHGDERGVHDASAPGGSGSGSGGPSPADRVHGADAPGGSGSGGPSPADGVHSADTPGGSGGSDPSRADV; from the exons ATGGATCACCTCGACCTCAACTCCGCCATTAACTGGAACGAGGTTGAAGAACACTATGATGGCAATGCTGAAGACATGCATTACGTGTATGTGTTCGAGGAGAGCGATGACG AAGACGCTGCTGCGGAGCATGCCCATGGCGACGAACGCGGCGTGCACGACGCCAGTGCCCCAGGCGGAAGCGGAAGCGGAAGCGGTGGTCCGAGCCCTGCTGACCGCGTGCACGGCGCCGATGCCCCAGGCGGAAGCGGAAGCGGTGGTCCGAGCCCTGCGGACGGCGTGCACAGCGCGGACACCCCAGGCGGAAGCGGGGGTAGTGATCCGAGCCGTGCCGACGTCTGA